A genomic stretch from Methylorubrum extorquens includes:
- the gatA gene encoding glutamyl-tRNA(Asn/Gln) amidotransferase, subunit A (Evidence 2b : Function from indirect experimental evidences (e.g. phenotypes); PubMedId : 12597275; Product type e : enzyme) translates to MTALNELTLAEARDGLKAKDFSAREIAQAHLDAIDRAKALNAYIVATPDRALKMAEVSDQKIAKGEARPLEGLPLGIKDLFATQGVDTTAGSKILEGFEPHYESNVSSQLWRDGAVMLGKLNLDEFAMGSSNETSAYGKTISPWRRQGSDAPLVPGGSSGGSAAAVAAHLCLGATATDTGGSIRQPAAFTGTVGIKPTYGRCSRWGIIAYASSLDQAGPIARTVQDCAILLGSMAGHDPRDTTSVDMPVPDFEAAISRGVKGLTIGIPKEYRVEGMPAEIQRLWDQGADWLREAGATIKEISLPHTQYALPAYYIVAPAEASSNLARYDGVRYGLRVPGKDIAGMYENTRAAGFGREVKRRIMIGTYVLSAGYYDAYYVRAQKIRTLIKRDFEAAYAAGVDAILTPATPSAAFGIGEMASADPVEMYLNDVFTVTVNMAGLPGISVPAGLDAQGLPLGLQLIGRPFDEETLFAAAQTIENAAGRISLPKAWWA, encoded by the coding sequence ATGACGGCACTCAACGAACTCACCCTGGCCGAGGCTCGCGACGGGCTGAAGGCCAAAGACTTCTCGGCCCGCGAGATCGCGCAGGCGCATCTCGACGCCATCGACCGGGCAAAGGCGCTCAACGCCTACATCGTCGCGACGCCCGACCGGGCGCTGAAGATGGCCGAGGTCTCGGACCAGAAGATCGCCAAGGGCGAGGCGCGCCCGCTCGAGGGCCTGCCGCTCGGCATCAAGGACCTGTTCGCGACGCAGGGCGTCGACACCACCGCAGGCTCGAAGATCCTCGAAGGGTTCGAGCCGCATTACGAGTCGAACGTCTCGTCCCAGCTCTGGCGCGACGGCGCGGTGATGCTGGGCAAGCTCAACCTCGACGAGTTCGCCATGGGCTCGTCCAACGAGACCAGCGCCTACGGCAAGACGATCTCCCCCTGGCGCCGCCAGGGCTCCGACGCGCCGCTGGTGCCCGGCGGCTCGTCGGGCGGCTCGGCGGCAGCGGTGGCCGCGCATCTCTGCCTCGGCGCCACGGCGACCGATACCGGCGGCTCGATCCGCCAGCCCGCCGCCTTCACCGGCACCGTCGGCATCAAGCCGACCTACGGCCGCTGCTCACGCTGGGGCATCATCGCCTACGCCTCCTCCCTCGATCAGGCCGGCCCGATCGCCCGCACGGTGCAGGATTGCGCGATCCTGCTCGGCTCCATGGCTGGACACGACCCGCGTGATACGACGTCCGTAGACATGCCGGTGCCCGATTTCGAGGCGGCGATCTCGCGGGGCGTGAAGGGCCTCACCATCGGCATCCCGAAGGAATACCGGGTCGAGGGCATGCCCGCCGAGATCCAGCGGCTGTGGGACCAGGGCGCGGACTGGCTGCGGGAAGCCGGCGCGACGATCAAGGAAATCTCGCTGCCGCACACGCAATACGCGCTGCCGGCCTACTACATCGTGGCGCCGGCCGAGGCCTCCTCGAACCTCGCCCGCTACGACGGCGTCCGCTACGGCCTGCGGGTGCCGGGCAAAGACATCGCCGGGATGTACGAGAACACCCGCGCCGCCGGCTTCGGCCGCGAGGTGAAGCGCCGCATCATGATCGGCACCTACGTGCTGTCGGCGGGCTATTACGACGCCTACTACGTCCGGGCCCAGAAGATCCGCACGCTGATCAAGCGCGACTTCGAGGCGGCCTACGCCGCCGGCGTCGATGCGATCCTCACCCCCGCAACCCCGTCGGCCGCCTTCGGCATCGGCGAGATGGCCTCTGCCGACCCGGTCGAGATGTATCTCAACGACGTGTTCACGGTGACGGTGAACATGGCCGGCCTGCCCGGCATCTCGGTGCCGGCCGGCCTCGACGCGCAGGGGCTGCCGCTCGGCCTCCAGCTCATCGGGCGTCCCTTCGACGAGGAGACACTGTTCGCCGCCGCGCAGACCATCGAGAATGCGGCCGGGCGGATCAGCCTGCCGAAGGCGTGGTGGGCGTGA
- the gatC gene encoding aspartyl/glutamyl-tRNA(Asn/Gln) amidotransferase subunit C (Evidence 2b : Function from indirect experimental evidences (e.g. phenotypes); Product type e : enzyme) — MSVDETTVRRIAHLARIAVTDEEVGPLKGELNAILAFVEQLGAVDVEGVEPMTSVTPMRMKKRADVVNDGGRASDIVANAPETEDNYFLVPKVVE, encoded by the coding sequence ATGTCGGTCGACGAGACAACGGTACGGCGCATCGCGCATCTGGCCCGCATCGCGGTGACCGACGAGGAAGTCGGCCCGCTGAAGGGGGAGCTCAACGCGATCCTCGCCTTCGTCGAGCAACTCGGCGCGGTTGACGTCGAGGGCGTCGAGCCGATGACCTCCGTCACCCCGATGCGCATGAAGAAGCGCGCCGACGTGGTGAACGACGGCGGCCGGGCGAGCGACATCGTCGCCAACGCGCCCGAGACCGAGGACAACTATTTTCTCGTGCCGAAGGTCGTCGAGTAG
- a CDS encoding protein of unknown function (Evidence 5 : Unknown function), which translates to MPLTPTPTPPASGRLMRRHVLMLALAVEILCVGAYNADRYRRPGITVDMPVTRGHVIV; encoded by the coding sequence GTGCCCCTCACGCCGACGCCGACCCCTCCCGCCTCCGGCCGCCTCATGCGGCGGCACGTGCTGATGCTGGCGCTTGCCGTAGAGATCCTCTGCGTCGGGGCCTACAACGCCGACCGCTACCGCCGCCCCGGAATCACCGTGGACATGCCGGTGACGCGAGGCCACGTCATCGTCTGA
- a CDS encoding protein of unknown function (Evidence 5 : Unknown function): MWDSVFRELRPGLTSSEADLARAEAELGFPLPQSYRNFAQSCGAGRIGGHLRIFTPVPVEAADLGSRAHLISHGVALALDGLRDEDSDEPHRFTIEGDADAGLMERACFFGQTERGDFLFFDVTPGFPEYDIWVLCADLETVHFGGADLPTFLRGLQGLEILHILGDGEGPLPATFVGDDAAALEQLGATDS; the protein is encoded by the coding sequence ATGTGGGACAGCGTCTTCCGGGAACTGCGTCCGGGGCTGACCTCCAGCGAGGCGGATCTCGCCCGCGCCGAGGCCGAGCTCGGGTTCCCCCTTCCCCAGAGCTACCGCAACTTCGCGCAGAGCTGCGGCGCCGGGCGGATCGGCGGGCATCTGCGCATCTTCACCCCGGTTCCGGTGGAGGCGGCGGATCTTGGTTCGCGCGCGCACCTGATCTCGCACGGCGTGGCGCTCGCCCTCGACGGCCTGCGCGACGAGGACAGCGACGAGCCGCACCGCTTCACCATCGAGGGTGATGCCGATGCCGGGCTGATGGAGCGGGCCTGCTTCTTCGGGCAGACCGAGCGGGGCGATTTTCTGTTCTTCGACGTGACGCCCGGCTTTCCCGAATACGACATCTGGGTGCTGTGCGCCGATCTGGAGACGGTGCATTTCGGCGGCGCTGACCTGCCCACCTTCCTGCGCGGGCTTCAGGGCCTTGAGATCCTGCACATCCTCGGCGACGGGGAAGGTCCGCTGCCCGCGACCTTCGTCGGCGACGACGCAGCGGCCCTGGAACAGCTCGGAGCGACGGATTCGTGA